In one Lolium rigidum isolate FL_2022 chromosome 3, APGP_CSIRO_Lrig_0.1, whole genome shotgun sequence genomic region, the following are encoded:
- the LOC124694511 gene encoding uncharacterized protein LOC124694511, whose product MATTPARQSQTGAAVSVQHVAKASSDELLRKFADPDDDAKKSLTPPRRSLALRRKRSSRRVASGLSARDSDAAGTDLAAPKRRRSIGGSTDWRAGLLLPTTTGASAVRKGGGGGGARRGGGGGGAGRLDEAGIALFLAALERTWRKTVRGASKMFVERHRTSHVQLISDMV is encoded by the exons ATGGCGACCACGCCGGCGCGGCAGTCGCAGACCGGCGCCGCGGTCTCGGTGCAGCACGTGGCCAAGGCCTCCTCCGACGAGCTGCTCCGCAAGTTCGCCGACCCGGACGACGACGCCAAGAAGAGTCTGACGCCGCCGCGCCGCAGCCTCGCGCTGCGCCGGAAGCGCTCGTCCCGCCGCGTGGCGTCGGGGCTCTCCGCGCGGGACTCCGACGCGGCGGGCACGGACCTCGCCGCGCCCAAGCGCCGCCGGAGCATCGGCGGGTCCACCGACTGGAGGGCCGGGCTGCTGCTGCCCACCACCACCGGGGCGTCGGCCGTGcgcaagggcggcggcggcggtggcgcgcgccggggtggtggtggtggtggtgccgggCGGCTCGACGAGGCCGGCAtcgccctcttcctcgccgcgcTGGAGCGG ACGTGGAGGAAGACGGTGCGGGGCGCGTCCAAGATGTTCGTGGAGAGGCACCGGACCAGCCACGTCCAGCTCATCAGCGACATGGTCTGA
- the LOC124695121 gene encoding uncharacterized protein LOC124695121 — MAALSSHLTTPLPILPALRPSPRRLSPAASAASVLPPRGARIVPRLSRHPDPLARNCGWFENATRLPGRRPKKTLFALETDSSSTGSPKQSSAGDSSSPPDGPPVLTILAGIIVFFLVFWVIGSIFTSIVGLFFGAAKS, encoded by the exons ATGGCCGCCCTCTCCTCCCACCTCACCACGCCCCTCCCGATTCTCCCCGCTCTTCGTCCCTCTCCTCGCCGGCTTTCGCCCGCGGCTTCCGcagcctccgtcctcccgccccGGGGCGCCCGCATCGTTCCCCGTCTGTCCAG GCATCCTGACCCTTTGGCAAGAAATTGTGGGTGGTTTGAGAACGCAACAAGGTTGCCGGGAAGGCGACCTAAGAAGACTCTGTTTGCATTAGAGACAGATTCTTCTAGCACTGGCAGTCCGAAACAGAGCAGCGCCGGCGACAGCTCGAGTCCTCCAGATGGCCCACCTGTCCTCACAATTTTGGCTGGTATCATCGTGTTCTTTCTGGTCTTCTGGGTGATCGGATCGATTTTCACTTCGATCGTTGGTTTGTTCTTTGGGGCTGCGAAGTCTTAG
- the LOC124695123 gene encoding DNA polymerase delta small subunit-like, which yields MERKQADYGTQDERYMIQGERYQGQQYSHIYFTRLHHMRTLLHALVPSRKPNVPVTTVLGLEEGKDCVLVGTLFKHMKLKPSILDEYSKERSVVPLVKPHNFMHPEDNLILEDESGRVALAGAIPPAAYVTGVVVALHGKETSAGNFLVEDVLEAGLPPQTVLPSINEDKYVVFVSGLSVGSSTFNPLQFQLLIDHITGHLGDENEQTVASKIVRVVVAGNSVHIAPRYLNGQTVAAKDQPRIAEPIKELDIMLTQLVASLPVDIMPGCNDPANFSLPQQPLHRCLFSGASTYNTFSSCPNPHEFELDNVKFLGTSGQNIDDLYKYSDAKDRLEFMERTLTWRHLAPTAPNSLGCYPYTDKDPFLVESCPHVYFVGNQDRYESRLLQGSEKQQVRLISIPRFCDTGIAVMLNLRNLECTTLSFSTSFDS from the exons ATGGAGAGGAAGCAAGCCGACTATGGCACCCAG GACGAGCGGTACATGATTCAGGGGGAGAGGTACCAGGGGCAGCAGTACAGCCACATCTACTTCACGCGCCTCCACCACATGCGCACCCTCCTCCACGCCCTCGTCCCCTCCCGCAAGCCCAACGTCCCCG TCACTACAGTGCTGGGGCTTGAAGAAGGAAAGGATTGTGTGCTTGTTGGAACTTTATTCAAGCACATGAAACTGAAACCTTCTATTCTTGATGAATACTCCAAGGAG AGGTCTGTGGTCCCTCTTGTTAAGCCGCACAACTTCATGCATCCGGAGGACAATCTTATTCTGGAAGATGAAAGTGGAAGAGTTGCGCTTGCAGGAGCCATACCTCCAGCAGCTTATGTGACTG GAGTTGTAGTAGCTCTCCATGGGAAGGAAACAAGTGCTGGCAACTTCCTTGTTGAAGATGTTCTTGAAGCTGGCCTTCCTCCTCAAACTGTGTTGCCTAGCATAA ATGAGGACAAGTATGTTGTATTTGTATCGGGATTAAGTGTCGGGAGCAGCACATTCAATCCTCTGCAGTTCCAACTTCTTATTGACCATATCACGGGGCATCTGGGTGATGAGAAT GAGCAAACGGTAGCATCAAAAATAGTTCGTGTTGTGGTGGCTGGAAATTCAGTACATATTGCACCAAGATACTTGAATGGCCAG ACAGTAGCTGCAAAAGATCAACCCAGGATAGCTGAGCCAATCAAAGAACTGGACATAATGTTAACTCAG cttgtggcgtcattacctgtaGATATAATGCCGGGCTGTAATGATCCAGCAAACTTTTCTTTGCCTCAGCAG CCTTTGCATAGATGCCTTTTCTCTGGAGCATCCACCTATAATACATTTTCATCATGTCCGAATCCACATGAATTTGAACTTGACAATGTCAA GTTTCTTGGAACATCTGGCCAGAACATAGATGACCTCTACAAGTACTCGGATGCCAAAGACAGGCTAGAATTCATGGAAAGGACATTGACATGGCGCCATCTTGCCCCGACTGCACCGAACAGCCTAG GATGTTATCCATACACAGACAAGGACCCTTTCCTTGTTGAAAGCTGCCCCCACGTCTACTTTGTCGGGAATCAAGATAGATATGAATCTCGATTGTTGCAAG GATCCGAGAAACAGCAAGTTAGGCTAATCAGCATTCCAAGATTTTGTGATACTGGAATCGCTGTCATG CTCAATTTGAGGAACTTGGAATGCACCACCTTGAGTTTCTCAACAAGCTTTGATTCCTGA